In Aspergillus oryzae RIB40 DNA, chromosome 6, one genomic interval encodes:
- a CDS encoding uncharacterized protein (predicted protein) produces the protein MSNFEGILWNSKIAFLNQRIFPLQVYNSDASPMPIPVASFPPTTLGFYYLKEGKHYEVIQATAEDDDSFADTELEYTEQELEHAISSNAWGVLVVLGGRIGIDCDALHDRVIQFHAQKNASSKRDASDLSGTNKWAAKIHHPLPVRVQPASESQREADCLNGSCNLQGEPCGHDPEGGSDNSLFYGDTEIAISTSQ, from the exons ATGAGCAATTTTGAGGGAATCCTCTGGAACTCCAAAATTGCCTTTCTCAATCAGCGAATATTCCCATTACAGGTGTATAACTCGGATGCATCGCCAATGCCAATCCCCGTGGCCTCTTTCCCCCCTACAACATTAGGATTCTATTACCTGAAGGAAGGCAAACATT ACGAGGTAATCCAGGCAACTGCGGAAGACGATGACTCATTCGCAGACACTGAGCTGGAGTACACGGAACAGGAACTGGAGCACGCTATCTCGTCAAATGCATGGGGCGTTCTTGTTGTCCTAGGTGGGCGGATTGGTATCGATTGTGATGCACTGCATGATCGAGTCATACAGTTCCATGCACAGAAAAATGCTTCATCTAAGCGAGATGCGAGCGATCTGAGCGGCACGAACAAGTGGGCGGCCAAAATACATCACCCATTACCGGTCCGAGTCCAACCTGCATCTGAATCCCAGCGAGAGGCAGAT TGCTTGAATGGTTCTTGCAATCTCCAAGGAGAACCGTGCGGGCACGACCCAGAAGGTGGTTCCGATAATTCTCTCTTCTATGGGGACACAGAGATAGCGATTTCTACATCTCAGTAA